gtttAACAAATGGTTATCTAAATTCAACGATTTCTGTGAAAATTTGGAAGATGGAGATAATTATGAACTGTCTAATCAGTCGTGGCTTTCCGAATTGAACATTGAAATCCCTATATTACAAAAGCCACTCACTACCAAgggtttttataaatttgaaaaatgtggtCCTGCTACGATCATAGGTTCACAGTCGTTCAGTTGCAATTTAGGCCCTTCTTTGAACATTGACCTGATGGTTAAAATGCCCAAATCAATGTTTTGCAAAGATGattatttgaatgaaagatATCACCGTAAAAGAGCTTTGTATTTGGCACAATTGGCATCAATATTACAAAAATCTGCACTGGTTGAagatatcaaatataaattgatGAATGAATCAAATGCAAAACCAGTTTTAACATTTATTCCAGTATGCAAATCTGGCAAACATATAAATGTGACATTGCATTTGTGTGTCGAAGAAGGAATCTTTAAATTTAGTAGATTTTCACCGTCTCGAAATAATGTACGAGAGGATTGGCGCTTCAAAAATGCCGAAAATGAAAATAGTTTAACGTCGCCTACTCCGATGTATAACAAtgctattttaattgatttaacatATGATATGAATAACGCATTGTTGAAAGAAACTATTTCTAAGTGTGAAAATATAAAGCAAGGAATTGTTTTATTGAAGATTTGGTTGAAGCAGAGACGTATTTACACATTTTCAGGATTCATTATGACAATGTTTGTAATGCatttgatgaaaattaaaaGGATCAACGATGCAATGAGTAGCTATCAAGTCATTCGGAACGTTTGGTCTGCACTAGGTAAAATCGATTTTTCATATCAAACTAACATACAATTCTGTCTGTTTTCGtcattaatgaaatatttttcagcTGTAAGTGAATGGGACAAACAAGGCATATCACTTTGTACGTCAGAACAGACTACTCCATGTCCGGTACTTGAGGAATTTCATGCTCATTTCTCTGTTGTATTTGTTGACGTCTCTGGATTCAACAATTTGTGTTCTCACGTAAACTTGGAAACGTACAATGCATTGAAACATGAAAGTCAGTTGGCTGTTAACTTTTTGGACAATCAAAACATAAATAGCTTCCAATCACTATTTATGACACCAgttgatttgtttttaaaatacgaTCACATATTAAGgtaaacctacatatatgtacatatttgaaatgtattatcattttattaaatttaaatgcttttaattatgAATTCCTTGTAGAATTGAAAGTACTGCTAAATTGGTAAGTATGGTGTTGGAAAATGTGGATGAGAAGACTAAACTCGATTGCGGACCAGACACTTTTCCATTAGTTCAGAAATATATTTGTGATCTCTTACGCAAGGGTCTAAAAGAAAGAGTGTTTTTAATAACTCCAAAATGTTTATCTTCTGATGAACTTAGTTGGCCTGTGAATGCTAAGCTAAAGAAGATGAATCCTTTGAAGAAACCATTAGTGTTTGGACTTAAATTAAACCCAGATCATGCATTCAATGCTGTAGATATAGGCCCTGAAGCAAATTTACCAGAAGCTGAGCGTTTTaggtattttgtattttgatcatgttaatatatatgtatatgcatatgtcgTGTGTTTTGATTGTAGTATATTTGTGAATTTATAGAGAATTTTGGGGATCAAAATCTGAATTGAGAAGATTTCAAGATGGAACCATATCTGAAGCTTGTGTTTGGGAAACAACCGCCACAATGGCTGCTAAGCggcttattgtgaaaaaaataattttttatctaaTGCAGGTTAAACTTGGTTagtaaaacatatatgtacatacatatatacttatatatgtatagtaaaaatattgttccaattaatttttacaaatttttgtaGGCATCGAAGAGAAGATGTTTTATTTAGCTGACCAATTTGAAACTTTTCTACACAATCATCGGTTTCAACCTGCCAATTTTGATTTTGGTACTGGAGAGGAAGCAGTTTTGAAAGTGGGTTCTGCTCTGAACGAACTTTCAAAAAATCTTAGATCGCTCACTGACATGCCTTTAGAAATTACTTCCGTTCAGGGTTAGAAACATATTGTAAAATCATTTTTGCAGTCCATGTTtcaattgtatttatgtatgtgttttatgaAATTGTAGGTATTTCGCCTGTCTTTAGTTACACTGATCCAACTCCACCTTTAGCATATGCACCTCTCAATTCGGATAACTTCACTTGTGTTGGAAAATATCGACTTATGCCTACAGAAGTAAAAGGTGCTCCTGGTAAACGGATACGACGTACTAAATTGTTCTGTTCATTATTTACGCCAGCCCTGAAAGTCGTTATTCAAATGAGTAAGAATTTTGTAATCTTTAGATACggatttttctttcatattgaGTTCGTACTACAAATTCAATAGAATTTTGATTTTGAGAAGTATACATAGTTGAATAGgcaatttttgtttaataaaagactgaatgttttgtatttatagcACATAGTGGGAAATGGCCAGAAGATTTGGAAGCTTTGAAGTGCTTGAAGACAGCATTTTACATTCAAGTATCCGAAGCTTTAAGACATCAGTGTTCATTAACTGTTTATCCTCATCGTGACTATATAGATGTATTAAAAGACGGATTTATATTCAGGCTCGAAATTTCACACCAAAAAGAAATatctttaatgatgaagactGTCGATAAAGAGGGTGTGACGAAATATCGCCATACCGAAGAAAGTTTagatgttgaatataaattaatgactCTGCCTAGAATTAGGGTAGCTCTGAACGGGTATATACAATTTCTTTTAGTGAATTATTGATTAATGGAcagaatttatgtattttatcggTCATTTCAGATTGTATCACCAACATCAATGTTTTGGACCGGCAACATGTCTTGTTAAACGATGGATTCGTTCGCAGTTGATAGATGAGTATCATTTTCCAGATATTTGTATTGACATGCTTGTGGCTAGCGTGTTTATGAATCCGGAACCTTATGAAGTTCCAATACAACCTCAAGTTGGGCTTTGGAGAGTCATAAACATGTTGGCTTCGGTGGATTGGAACACGCAGATGATATTGTTGAATTTTAACAATGACCTGGAAAGTATGTTGTCATTGTATTCTACCCATAGAGTTCAATTTCGTTTAATGAAAATGGTATTTAACCACTGTATCATATTTTAGAAGAAGAAATTTTAGAAATTGAAACCAATTTCTCAACCTCGAGAACAACTCTACCAGCACTCTACATTGTTACACCTtacgaaagtaaaaaaaatagttcatatAGTAGATATGCTccatcatttaaaatattggcCAGGTTACAAATTCTTGCTATAGAAGCGTTAGAAGTTATCAGTAAATCAACATTTGAGTTATCTAATAATGTAAATGTGAGTATCTAGTTTGCCAAAGTAACGATATTATTAACGtttgaaatgtatatgtacatatatttaaaaaaattattttgtttttttataggcATTATTTACTCCAAATTTGGAAGGTTTCGATGCTATAATCCATATAAGAAATAATTTGAATCCACTTAGACATTGGACTATACAAAAAAGTTTAACCAATAACGTTcctgaaaaaattaatttatataaaaaaactgacAACGAATTAATGCCTGTTCTAGACTTCAATCCGGTTCAAATTTATCTCGATAATTTAAGGGTTAGtttcacatttaaaaattatgttattttacctttgttcatattattattgattttttcattttcagtCTAGCTACGGCGAATTTGCGCTATTTTTCCACGACACATTTGGAGGAAGTGAGATTGGTGTTCTTTGGAATCCATCTGCAATGGAGTCCAAGGAATTTAAAGTTTGTTTCTGTTCCACATTCTTAAGGCAAAGTTTACATTTTGATGAAAGCtaatttatctttgtatttttagaCATCTCATATAAATGGCCGTAAGCCAATATCCAACAATGGTAAGAGTGGAATTGTAACTGACATTGATTCCATATTAGAAGGATTCCACTTACTCGGAGAGGGCTTAGTGgatgatattcaaaatataacaaatttgtcattgtaaagttgatatatgtattatattttaatttataagtgAAATtagatttgaattttatatgtaatttttgtatatcaTTTCTGTGGAGGTTTTCTGATATTTGCATATAGTTGGTGATGTCTTCTCTAAGCAGGGGTAtggtagtttaaaaaaatacgactgaCTAATTTACAATTAATCCAACTTGTACtgtgattttaaaaatacagtATTGAATTTTTCTCATCGAATCGGTAAAATTTTGACTcataatttatcacatttggtATTGATGACTCATTCTCATAGGATTTTAACaactatgaaaaattaaatgatcATGATTCTATGACTGACTTCGATTTCGAATCTATAGCCTTTTTATTAAgtacataataaaatgtaataagtaATGCAAGGTGAAGCGAAAGTGccttaagtatttaaaaaaatatcataatttttttggttttcaattgttttacattttctttttattttatggatTTTTGCTTCTGCAAAGTAATTGGTCTATAATCGATATAAGATTAAGAACATTTTATGACATTAGAAGTGTCTCATTAATATTAACGGTTTGTGTGCTAATGAACAAGTTTGAACAGTAAGTAccaatcatcatctacagctgctcaccatacactgctggatgaaggcctctccaacacgcttccactcgtctctgttttgcgcagcgtcatccatctcacaccacacatttttcttatttcgtctacccatcttctctgGTTTTccgtttacccttttgcattctcttgggtaccattctagtatttcttttgtccacttttcgtcgattcttctaaccacgtgacccgcccattgccatttcaatctcttaactATAAACTATAAccattacccttgtcatacttctcacccacgtattccatttcctatctttcctcgcTTTGCCAAGCATAtggcgttccatacttctttgagtgcattggactttgggtagcatcttggcgttcaatgtccaagtttcgcatccatacgttatcactggcaaaacgcattgatcgaagatctttttcttcaggcagagtggcatttttgattaaaaaaatacggtattcattcgtccaaatgcactccattctaatttcgcacgtctctttatctcttcatctttactgccggacatgtcaattatttgacgtaaatataaataattatttactacttgtaCTGGTTTATCATCAAACGacatgctatcaggcatgcaataactgttgaacattagtttggtcttatctaggctaattttaattatacttttctactttccctgtctaGTTAGGATATTAGAAACATATGGGAAGACCTCAATTGAGACCACACAGGGAACATTTATAGGGGTAGTGGAAAATTTCATGGAAATAATGTATTTTCGCATACAAAATAATTGCTTACATATGACTTTATAATTatctgatataatttttttcatatgtaaagGGACTTTACAAGCCGTTTCTCGCATTATGCAGTTATAAAGTCTTCAAATATATATCACCATAACAacgtttcaaaatttaatttgtatatattatacttttttttaggaTTCTTGtaatataaagataaaaaaatgttttatttcatcatgTCAGGTTAATATTACGACTGGAAAAGAAAAATTTGTTCGGGGGGGAAAACAAAATAGGGGAAGACGTCGCTCATTTACATCCACGCCTGTGAACTTTATTTATGGGTATCTCTTATTTAGGCGTTGAGCGCATTTTGCGAGCTCGCAGCACATCACCACTGTATCTCGACAATGTCGTATTAAGCGAGCTTTATATATGGCGAGACGAGCTGTGTTTTTCCTTTCTGGCGTCGCATAAATAACGCCTCGAAATAACGAGAAAAGGATGTAATGCCCCCGCGGGAAACAGCCGCTAGTATTTAAAGATTTGCCCGGATACCACTCGTATGTCAGTTACAGACAGAATGAATTATACTGACGCGATATGTCACGCTCTATAATTCTTAAAACTAAAAATGAGgagaattaatttaaaatttaaatacaatttcccAAGATTTTCTGAAAATGCTTGGTTTGTGTCAGTGGTGAAAATACTACTTTTCAAACATAGATGTCATTATAAAACGgatttaaattttcacatttatgtACGTACTCAAAACATTTGCTTGATGAAAATCTCGCCAAAAATCACAAGGTCATGCAAAGTGAATGACCCATGAGTGATATAAGGATTGTATGcccgtaatatatgtatgtatgtatgtatgcgtgaaTCTTTTAAATTTGGGGATGGGATCTTCTGATATATGTAGGAAGGGGCTCTGATAGAATAGTGCGTGAGGTTTCGTATGTGAAACACGTTTGGGACGAGGCGGAGGGGGTAGGAGGGGTCTCTGAGGGGCCCCACGATGGATGGGTTCAGGAAATTTAAACGACCGAAGCATAGAGACGCGTTACGTGCAAAATCTTAACTTATTATGGATGAGGTGGTGAAGAGTTGATTCTCAGTTGGATCACACTTGACAGTGTTGATATGTCTCTCGAAGTGAACCAAGtcaatatcaatatatgtacataatcacagtatttttaaatataaaaatacttaatatgtacatatataatattgagtatttcaatattgaattgttTTAAGGCAAGATTTATACTAACCTGAAttggatatttattttacagacaATTTCTCAATTTTGAAAGGAATGTTCCTGTGCATGATTTGAAAGAATTTTGTATCAGACAACTGTTATTAGTAGTTGAAAATTTTGCGCTATTTTTGCCATTACAAATATCCTATTATCATAATAATGACTATTATGGATCTAAATCTGCGGGCATTGGTCAATATTAGTCggttaaataataagaaaaaaatattttttcgtataggtacatattgttgcgtagaggtgggttcaggatccaaatgaaaggccaaagttgcctcacagcatttattcaacgattcaggaggtccacacggatccaccgctcactccagaataatcagATCTAACGTGTttacctccttataaaagacaacttgcccagcacagcttccccgatccattaatgtgtctattgtctagacaCTTaaaggtctgtgagaactctagCGTATCCTTCGTTCGGGCACTTACCGAGTCCCATTAGCCTAATCCGAGGTCTCCATTGTTCACCTACGAATGCAATTacacagtggatactctctcatgTTTCCACACTACAATATTATGtagtttgatttttatttcagattTATTTGTATCTCtatttgtattttgtttatgtTAGTAACATTGCTACCATATGTGAAGATATGTTAGTGGTCTTGTGTTATGATTGAACCATTTTTGCTTGTGATATTTGTTTtcccaaaataataaataaaatgcatacgtatatatgtatgtacatatgtatgtatgtttataatttatttatgtatgtatattatatatgcaaatGTAGTAgattatatacatgtgtacatatatatgtatgtttcatttaGAATATTCGCATCATTTTCGCATGAtgaatttcaataattattcAACGTCAGCTCTTGAAATCggtaaaccggaagtaataaatatttttttcccctTTATCATTATAATACAGATTGTGAAATGTGAATTTCCACGCCACAAAGATTATTATTAGTAGGTACGCAGTTGAGTTGCCCTAATTCAAAGCCTTCCGGAGAAATACTGTATATTTTTGACATGTCAAAACGGATTTCACTGCTGTTTCCAGAATTAAGTATCTACATGAAATACGTACGCACTCGGAACTGGGTCAGTGGGGCTCGAAATGAGCCTGTAAGTCGCCGTTGTATTCCGCCAAATCGGATTGGCATTGCAAAGCATAAAGTTGATACATTTGTAATAGGTACGTACAACATTCATTAGATTTGTTCTCGTTTGTTAATGTTTATACTTATGGTACTTTCCACGTGTAAAAGTTTCCATGGACGCATTCGATTTCTGAGCACGAACCAATTTCAAACGAGTCCATCGCAGAACGATTTCCGAGATCTTGGAAATTGCATCTACGTTATAAACATTTGGAAACCTCgccttatataataaaatatcgaaagtaTTGAAGACTTGCctcttataatatgtacatgtaggggTTTTTTGGGtgatatctaatatatgtacatattatttattattgtatgtatatgtatatatacacatatcgcCAAACTAATTCGTGGATATcttcaaagtattattttatattataaaattatttaaaatagcaTCTTATATCAATATCCGTGGTGATTCTTATAAATggtctgaaaatttataataataaaatatttaacatcgtcgttttataattacggaaaattcatgaaaaaatgtgaattttctacagccattcactacccattgctggatgaaggcctttctagcacgcttccactcgtttctgttttgcgcaactcttatccatctcacgccacacattttcctaatttcgtctacccatcttgtTCAAGTTTTACATCGATACGCTATCTCTAATAAATAAACACagtgatcgaagatctttttgttcgggcaaagtggcatttttgaaaattttaatcctactttcctatTTTCCCTGTCCAGATGTGTTAGTCTGTTGAGTaagtcagctggatcgcgagctattaatattatatcaaaagcttaaccgaagctgtggtatactgcagctaacagtcccaaaTATGTAGGTTCCGGCACTTCATGTGTTTGTATAGTGTTAAATACTGCATTATGATCAGACTTAGGTTAAGGGTAGTTGGTTTTGGCAAAAAAAATGGCACGCGGTCTATTGCAAGCATCCGCGACTAGTCGCTCTTTAATTGTGACTAACTGTCTCGaacgctttctcataatcgataAAACCTAGTCACAATGGctgttgatatatgtacattggtgCGCTCAATTACTTAGTTCGCTGACTACTTGGAGATGGTCCATTCTGCTAAAATCTTCCCTAAAGCCTGTTCTATTGGTTGATTTTCATCGTGTATAGTCTTCAACCTTTCTGTTATTATCTTTGTAAATAGCTTAtaaaccgctgaaagtaaactaatgagTCGGTAGTTTTTGATGTCACTTTTATCTCCTTCTTCTGGTATTGTTTGCTgttggatgcatttgctgaaaagcctagttGAGATTTAATATAGGGGATAGCTTCCACATTTTATCAAGTCAATGGGgatatcaatttattattacgtGCTTTGTTCTGGGTACACCTAAATTTATATagttgatttattttgtttcttctctgttatattttcgactattgtggcgcattacgaattcctgtaatgccacaatggtccaaactttaaataaattaataaataagacTGTTATTAATGtttggtaaaataaaatgaaatgtattttttatatattttatatgtacctacatacatatatattatatgatcatatacaaataatgtgtatatattCTTCTCTGGCCAGAGTGTCATATTGAGGTAGCCTGTAAAGACATCGTGGTATATAtaaattcttattatattttatttatatcttgaggattatgaatatttaaaaaatgtcaatCATTCGATGGTTTTTCGTATGAAAATAATTCATCTGGGTATATTGaagaaagatattttttataaaaattgagagaaaaatgtaaatatacgtatatttactagttaaaaaaaatatttaataaaaaataatttgttgctATTAGAGACTTAACAATAACGGTAAATTTTGAGATGAAGTATTATCCAAATTAAGACGGTAAAATTGAATCTGCGTTTATATGCACAATTCCGCATATTTACAATTAGCTGAAAAGCATACATTATTTCAGATGCAGCCAAACTACATGTacacagtatacatatacattttccaACGTACATAAATTCGTTCTTGTTCAcgaaacttttaaatttaatcaagcTAAACGAGCCCCGTTTCAATTATAAAGGAAATGCGAAATACAGACACTCGGTGAGCATTATAACGCTGTATGCTGAGAAGTGAATGTGAAGTGACCGGTCGTcgtcaaataaaataagttatagCAACCCCCCTCCATTTTGCATTTGTGTTGGATATGTGGGGTGGATAAGGAATGGGGAAGTAtgttatgaataaaatatcataagAGGATGGGTGGGGTGTTTGCAAAGTGAATAAGTTAAACGAGGGGTGGGCGGTCGGGTGGAATAGGAGGATATGCGAGACGTACAGAAATGTTTACAATAATGGTGGGGCACGTGTTGCGAGGGTGTCACGACGCAAAGGGTCACTCTTCTGCCAAATTTCgccgatttaattaaaaactagaTTTATAAAGGTTAACCGTTGACAAAGTTGGCTACGCGTTTAcgcattgaaaatttaatttctaatttttatACGTGGAAAAAAggacatttttattatagaaaacgTTTTTGGATACTACATACAACTatgttgtatgtgtgtgtgtgtatgtgtcattGCTCTAAAATCAGTGATAGCTCATCGAAGTGTCAatgcaatttatatatgtataaggtaaatcgaaaagaaatgtcatttttttatgatacaacaaaacatttatttaaaaaaaaaactatacataattattctattaaatattttccatcATTATCTATGATCTTCCTCCACAATATAGGCAGTTTTTTAATACCTCGATCATAAAATTCTGGCggcttattattaaaatagaaatccAAGTGATTTTTTACTTCTTcgacatttgaaatttttttatcacgAAGAGAATGTTccatcgatttaaataaatgataatccGAAGGTGCTATATCAGGTGAATACGGTGGATGTTGAAGAACTTCCAAATCCAGCTCTCTTATTTTATCCTGGGTAATCCTTGCTGCATGAGGTCTTGCATTGTCATGCTGTAAAATCCTTCTTTGATTATTGACTAAAACTGATCTTTTTTTTAACAGTTCCGTCTTTAATCGTTCCAATTGAGCACAATACAACTCTGCAGTAACCGTCTGTCCAGGTTTCAACAATTCGTAATGAATTATTCCCAAAACATCCCACCATACACATAGGAGAACTTTTTTCAACGTCAATGTTGGTCGAGGGGTAGGCACAGGTACCTGGTTCGATGATAACCATTGTTTTTTTCTCCGAGAATTACTGTAAAGGACCCACTTCTCATCCCCAGTAACAATTCGTCTTAGAAATGGATCTGTTTCGTTTCTGGACAATAGAGATGAACATATTGTTACGCGTTGATCTATGGCCGTTGGTGAAAGTTCGTGCGGTACCCATACACcctgtctatttttttttccaagcCTTTTTAAATGGTTTTGAACTGCTGTACGTGGACAACCAAGGTCTTGTGACAATTCATGTATTGTTTTGCGCGGATCGGATTCCACTAATGAATTCAGGGTGTCATCATCGATTTTAAGGGGTCTTCCTGTTTTTGGTTTGTCCTTTAATGATCTATCGCCACTTTTGAACTTTTTAAACCATCTATAGCACTTTCGAGTATCCAAGATGTCTCCATAAATATCACAGATGGTCTGGGTAGCTTCTTTTGACTTTAATcctttgtcaaataaaaatagcataaaatatCGCAAATGTGTTTCTTCAATCTCAGGCCTCTGCATTTTTCTACTAaggccaaaaaaataaaacaaatgtcaaaaatgAAAGATTACTAATAGAGCTTCAAAATGATACTAACCACGACGTGTTAACTCGACGGCAACCGTTGACAAACTGATTTCAAAGTGACGCAACAAAAAAATGACATTTCTTTTCGATTtacctaatatgtacatatgtaccttataGTGTTGGTTACAATAGAAACTGATAATGAATAAGTTTCTATTGTAACAACGTGTCGCACTGCCAAACACAGAATTGGTTCCTCTTATTGGGTGTTGTGGGAACAAAAAGCCTGTAAGTGAAATAAACATAGACAGAGTACGGAGTTTGGTTTGTTTATTTTCCAGCGGGTatctttatgtatattatatactagctgtattacccggcttcgctcagtgtttataatataaaccgcttaaacatgactaagctaatttaattaaaaaaaaaaaaaaaaattaaaaatttaaaaaaaaaattaaaaaaaaaattaaaaaaaa
The nucleotide sequence above comes from Arctopsyche grandis isolate Sample6627 chromosome 4, ASM5162203v2, whole genome shotgun sequence. Encoded proteins:
- the Mat89Ba gene encoding nucleolar protein 6 Mat89Ba, with the protein product MKLMKKPYRRTKNKKDEESGSDNSVIEEEQTVRNGTAVGVGKKRKISLKVDFNRKKLKPSRLTKQPTSEELNRLRETENLFSSNFFRLQIEEVFKEITVNPKYIKKFNKWLSKFNDFCENLEDGDNYELSNQSWLSELNIEIPILQKPLTTKGFYKFEKCGPATIIGSQSFSCNLGPSLNIDLMVKMPKSMFCKDDYLNERYHRKRALYLAQLASILQKSALVEDIKYKLMNESNAKPVLTFIPVCKSGKHINVTLHLCVEEGIFKFSRFSPSRNNVREDWRFKNAENENSLTSPTPMYNNAILIDLTYDMNNALLKETISKCENIKQGIVLLKIWLKQRRIYTFSGFIMTMFVMHLMKIKRINDAMSSYQVIRNVWSALAVSEWDKQGISLCTSEQTTPCPVLEEFHAHFSVVFVDVSGFNNLCSHVNLETYNALKHESQLAVNFLDNQNINSFQSLFMTPVDLFLKYDHILRIESTAKLVSMVLENVDEKTKLDCGPDTFPLVQKYICDLLRKGLKERVFLITPKCLSSDELSWPVNAKLKKMNPLKKPLVFGLKLNPDHAFNAVDIGPEANLPEAERFREFWGSKSELRRFQDGTISEACVWETTATMAAKRLIVKKIIFYLMQVKLGIEEKMFYLADQFETFLHNHRFQPANFDFGTGEEAVLKVGSALNELSKNLRSLTDMPLEITSVQGISPVFSYTDPTPPLAYAPLNSDNFTCVGKYRLMPTEVKGAPGKRIRRTKLFCSLFTPALKVVIQMTHSGKWPEDLEALKCLKTAFYIQVSEALRHQCSLTVYPHRDYIDVLKDGFIFRLEISHQKEISLMMKTVDKEGVTKYRHTEESLDVEYKLMTLPRIRVALNGLYHQHQCFGPATCLVKRWIRSQLIDEYHFPDICIDMLVASVFMNPEPYEVPIQPQVGLWRVINMLASVDWNTQMILLNFNNDLEKEEILEIETNFSTSRTTLPALYIVTPYESKKNSSYSRYAPSFKILARLQILAIEALEVISKSTFELSNNVNALFTPNLEGFDAIIHIRNNLNPLRHWTIQKSLTNNVPEKINLYKKTDNELMPVLDFNPVQIYLDNLRSSYGEFALFFHDTFGGSEIGVLWNPSAMESKEFKTSHINGRKPISNNGKSGIVTDIDSILEGFHLLGEGLVDDIQNITNLSL